In Luteitalea sp. TBR-22, one genomic interval encodes:
- a CDS encoding TVP38/TMEM64 family protein gives MNQPPTGSTAARKLAPLAIVSLLLPPLGAVLLIGYLSRLGPWLQEQGLEGIAIYVAGFALLGGFALLPTYAPALLGGWAFGDRIGIPAALAGFVLASAINYAWAHRWSVVHAAQLLQERPRWLAVRNALVGRSWWKTLLVVALVRVPPNSPFALSNAAMAAARVPIGAYLLGTLLGLAPRTAVAVKAGSHLSTLDFSQRDAFGSAAIAIGLAMVVLGILGWLARRALDTAIGSEQGGSGL, from the coding sequence CCAGCCGCCCACCGGTTCCACGGCCGCCCGGAAGCTCGCGCCGCTGGCGATCGTCTCGCTGCTGCTCCCCCCGCTTGGCGCGGTCCTGCTCATCGGGTACCTGTCGCGGCTCGGACCGTGGTTGCAGGAGCAGGGTCTCGAGGGCATCGCCATCTACGTCGCGGGCTTCGCGCTGCTCGGGGGCTTCGCGCTGCTGCCCACCTACGCACCCGCGCTGCTCGGGGGGTGGGCGTTCGGCGACCGCATCGGGATCCCGGCGGCCCTGGCCGGCTTCGTTCTCGCCTCGGCCATCAACTACGCCTGGGCGCACCGGTGGTCGGTGGTGCACGCAGCGCAACTCCTGCAGGAGCGCCCCCGCTGGCTGGCCGTCCGGAACGCGCTGGTGGGCCGTTCCTGGTGGAAGACCCTGCTGGTCGTGGCGCTCGTGCGCGTGCCGCCCAACTCGCCGTTCGCCCTCAGCAACGCCGCCATGGCCGCCGCGCGCGTGCCGATCGGCGCCTACCTGCTCGGCACGCTCCTCGGCCTGGCGCCACGCACGGCCGTCGCGGTGAAAGCCGGCTCCCACCTCTCCACCCTCGACTTCAGCCAGCGCGATGCGTTCGGGTCGGCGGCCATCGCCATCGGCCTGGCGATGGTCGTCCTCGGCATCCTGGGCTGGCTGGCACGCCGGGCCCTCGACACCGCGATCGGCAGCGAGCAAGGCGGCTCAGGGCTCTAG